ataaatttaagcGAAAAAATTACAATTAGACTCAAACTATAAATCATAGTTTCAAGTTATTTTTAGAGGCAAAATAAATTCTACTCATGACGACGGATGGAACGGGGCAATCGCGGGTTTTGTCTTCCTCATTCCCACACTCGACTAGTCATGAAAACCCACGTATGTATCAGTTTTTTATCGGGTGTGAAATTTAAGTTTTCATCCTCACTCGTGACGGAGTTTGGGTTTCTCTACCTACAATCATCCATATacatgaaataataaatttaaagtcatatttattataattaatttaataaaataattattattatacaataataaaattaaaaatattaaaatcatattttctataaagataagattataatttttaatattaaaaaaaatattaattatattgaatatgtacagaaatataaaatttaaaaatcataatgatATTACTAACGGGATGGATTTAGGTGCAGAGTAGATATAAACACTCTTAAACCTGTTACCACCcccaaattttaatttcggaGAAAGTCTACACCCGCAACTAATCATAGCGGATTTTCTCTACTCAAATCGAGACGAATTCGAGTGGATGCAGATTGTGTTGTCATTCCATTATCATCcaaacatgtcaaaatcaattttacatcccaaaattaaaatcaaacaatgATTCCACTTTTGGAGAGGCAAAAATCAATTATTGAggtataaaattgattttgcctACAAATTTGATTCTTTGTAACTTCTGACCTCAAATGTGATTTTTACATTGCAATTTATTGTTCAATTCaatttaacttaaatatattcaaatataaatcaatttatatttaactcacttttaactaaaatcaatttttaaccAAACACATTAAACTACTTTACTCAATAACAACAAAAGCCCTCGTAACAATATCAGGAAATTATCTCGAGATTGTTTTTGGCCAATGGTGAATTATTTAATGTTAAACAATATTATATGGGACTGCCATAACTTCATTAAATGATAGATCGTTTTACCATTGGCCAAAAAAAAGTATCTGAATAATTTCCCTTTTTTCTATTGTAGCATTAATTTAAAACCATTTggtttcaatttcttttttagtgttttataaatactttataaattaattagacACGTATCATAGTTTTTAAACCAAATTTAaacttcaaaaacaaaatatagagCAAAGGTTCTTACACTTGTTGAAGGGAACAGAGCGAGAGAAATTCCTTACTCGTTTAGAAAAGCAAGTCGAAAATATTAATTAGGCAGAGCAGAGCAGAGCAGAGGTCGCATGGCTGAAATTGTACTAGATGTGGTAGCATCAATGGTTGCTAACTTCCTCATTGAAGAGTATGCAGTGTTGGGGGATGCAGTGAGGCACGTAGAATGGATTGAAATAGAGCTGCGGTCAATGCGGGGATTGTTAGAACAGGTTGAACAACGCGGGGACGGAGAGCAGGAACAAGCGTTGACAGAATGGGCAGAGAATTTGACATACGTTGCTGTTGATGCAAAGAATGTGATAGAAACGTTCGTGATAAAATCAGTGAAGAGGAGGAGGTTGGGCGTTCTGCATTGGTTTGACAAATACAAGATCGGGAAACAGCTGGAGCAGATCTGCAGGAGGATGAGAGCTGTCTCTCATATCGGAATGTCCTTAAACACAAATATTGTTAGTGTCTTCGTTGAAAATCCAGCTCTAGAAGGAGAAGTACCACCACCTTCCAGTGCCACAGTAGTAGCAGCAGCTATGGAGAAGCTTGATCACATtttgaatcaaaatttaattaccgGTAATAAAGTGATCAAGATGGTGGAACAAGTAAAAGATGGCCTCAAAGACCTGCAAAACATTGTGTCAAAGTTGAAGTCAACAAATGAAAGAGAAAGTGTGTGGTTGGAAGAGGTAAAGATTGTTTCTACTTACACGACAGTTGTTGCTGAAAATTTCATTGCCAAAAGAGAAAGTAAGAAGGTCCTTTATGAAGGATGTGTCCCAGGATGGCAATTTAAAAAGAAGATGAAGTATGTTAGAACTCAAATTGGAGATGCACTTGACAGAAGTTTGACTTACGAAGTTGGGGGGCAATTAGACATGAGAGTGAGAGACAAACAAACAACAGCACCCGTTCCAAATTTGCCAGCGGAGAGCTTGATAATATCAGAACTCATCCCTGTCTCTATTACTTATACTGCTTCCTTTTTTGTTCCCCATGGTGGTAGCTGGGCAGCGGCCTTGTTGTTTGTAGGAGTTTCTCAAGCTTTCCCAGCTGTTGCAAAACGAGGAACAATAGAGCATAAACCCAACATTGTCAGAAGAACGCATGAACTGGAGACCAATCAGAAGGAGCCAAAAAAAAGAAGAGCAATATTAAGACTGCTGAAGATGAGCATAgtcttttacatttttattgatttaatgaTTCTCATCTTGTCCCTGTTTCTCCCTCTCCATATTGCACTCCTTTTCCAATTGATTATTCCACTTTATGAAGTTATTGCCTGGACTATGAAGTTGTGGAGGTCTATGGACAAGAATTTGAAATGCGTCGAAAGAGATTTAGCTCTAATGCATGCGTTTTTTAGGGATACCAAAAGTACAGAAGGCCTGAATGAAAGACAACGAGTATGGGTTGGTCAACTGAAAGCCGTGGCTCAATATGGCCAATCTCTTCTTGATGCATGTCCAAAGGGTCGTTATTGGAGCAGAAGATTAAAGTTTGCCATGGACATCAACTGCTTGTTGGAAGAGATTCTTAATATCTGCGACAGGAAGGTCATTTATGGCATTACAAATATTCAAGGAACACAACAAGAGTTTGTCCATAACTCGCACCCAAGAATAAGCATGCAAGAAGAGACAGAGATTCAAAGGATTGTTGAACAACACGATCCAGAACCAGAACCAGCTGCCTCCTCCTCGTATTGCCCTGTCACAGGGCTCAAAAAGGAAGTCCAATCAATCAGAGGAGAAGAGGAATTGATGGATGCACTGTTTCGAGACATGATAGAACTAGATAGAAGATCTAGAATCTGGGTGGAGCAAATGCGAGGTATTGCCAGTGATATTGCATCTGTCATTAACCAGTATGATGCTAAGTTGAGGTATAAGTCAATTCTGACCTACACTTTCAAGTACTGGACCCGGCGTGTTATCAGTAAAGAGATCGATGCTGTCAGAAAGAAAATTGAAGAGGCCTCTAGAAGAAGAAGGGCATATGGTTTGGTACAATTTCGGGCCCGTACCGAGTCGTCGTCGTCCACAATGGTTCAAGGGTTACGTGGAACCACACAATTGTCTCTCGTTGCTAAGGAATTTGATGTCATTGGATTTGACGATGATGCACAAGTTTTGATGGCTCAGTTACTGTCAGGTGAGAAACGTCGCAGCATTACTTCAATCGTTGGAATTGGAGGCACAGGGAAGACAGCACTTGCCAAGTTCATATTTGGCAACAAAGATATTGAAAACAACTTTGAGAACCGAGTATGGGTGTCATTACCTTCAAATTCTTCTTCTCCACAGCTTGTAGAAGAAACTACCAAGAAGGTTGCCAAGCAAATTATGGTAGAAGACGGCTCGATCTCCTCCTGTAATAATCAGGACGTTCTCCAAACATTGGCACATAAAAAGTATCTCATAGTTGTTGATGGCATAGAAACATCCCATGCCTTGGGTACCTTGAAAGAGGCCATACCCGACATGTCAACAGGCAGCAGATTTCTTCTTACCACTCGCAATATAAATGTAGCCCGAGATACGACTTTTGCTCACCCACTACAGTTATTAGATGATGAAAGTAGTTGGGTGTTGTTCACAAAACATTTGAAAGTGGACATTCCCCAAGAAGAACTCATCAAGGTTGGAAGAGAAATTGTGATCAAGTGTGGGGGTCTGCcgttacaaatattaaaaatgagtgAGTTCCTTTCACATAAAGAAGATGTCAAACATGAGGAGCGGTCAAGCATGCTCGAACAAGATCAAACACAGCGTTGGTCTGAAACACTTAAAACAATCGACGTGGACTTACCTCTATATCTAAGGGGATGTTTATCTTACTTTGGGCTATTCCCTGCTGAATTTGGGATTCCTGTTAGAAGACTGGTTATTTTGTGGGTTGCAGAGGAACGAGTGCATCATGGAGAAGACCAAGAGCTCCCTGAGCAAGTAGCGG
The genomic region above belongs to Cicer arietinum cultivar CDC Frontier isolate Library 1 chromosome 4, Cicar.CDCFrontier_v2.0, whole genome shotgun sequence and contains:
- the LOC101497058 gene encoding putative disease resistance RPP13-like protein 2 is translated as MAEIVLDVVASMVANFLIEEYAVLGDAVRHVEWIEIELRSMRGLLEQVEQRGDGEQEQALTEWAENLTYVAVDAKNVIETFVIKSVKRRRLGVLHWFDKYKIGKQLEQICRRMRAVSHIGMSLNTNIVSVFVENPALEGEVPPPSSATVVAAAMEKLDHILNQNLITGNKVIKMVEQVKDGLKDLQNIVSKLKSTNERESVWLEEVKIVSTYTTVVAENFIAKRESKKVLYEGCVPGWQFKKKMKYVRTQIGDALDRSLTYEVGGQLDMRVRDKQTTAPVPNLPAESLIISELIPVSITYTASFFVPHGGSWAAALLFVGVSQAFPAVAKRGTIEHKPNIVRRTHELETNQKEPKKRRAILRLLKMSIVFYIFIDLMILILSLFLPLHIALLFQLIIPLYEVIAWTMKLWRSMDKNLKCVERDLALMHAFFRDTKSTEGLNERQRVWVGQLKAVAQYGQSLLDACPKGRYWSRRLKFAMDINCLLEEILNICDRKVIYGITNIQGTQQEFVHNSHPRISMQEETEIQRIVEQHDPEPEPAASSSYCPVTGLKKEVQSIRGEEELMDALFRDMIELDRRSRIWVEQMRGIASDIASVINQYDAKLRYKSILTYTFKYWTRRVISKEIDAVRKKIEEASRRRRAYGLVQFRARTESSSSTMVQGLRGTTQLSLVAKEFDVIGFDDDAQVLMAQLLSGEKRRSITSIVGIGGTGKTALAKFIFGNKDIENNFENRVWVSLPSNSSSPQLVEETTKKVAKQIMVEDGSISSCNNQDVLQTLAHKKYLIVVDGIETSHALGTLKEAIPDMSTGSRFLLTTRNINVARDTTFAHPLQLLDDESSWVLFTKHLKVDIPQEELIKVGREIVIKCGGLPLQILKMSEFLSHKEDVKHEERSSMLEQDQTQRWSETLKTIDVDLPLYLRGCLSYFGLFPAEFGIPVRRLVILWVAEERVHHGEDQELPEQVAERYLTKLIDQNLVQIAKRKRNGKVKTCRLPYALRQLWWTKGNNSIFLKANTTTDSNAEPKNSIIRWVTDHLNTDHIWYNHIHGDSNRNDSASLRTYYKDVRSFLSFDAREGSKPGQEIGNFMKVSILSDCFLLLRVLDLERVYKPKLPKTIARLSQLRYLGLRWTYLESLPSFISKLLKLQTLDLKHTYIHTLPTSIWEMELRHLFLSETFHSRLPPQRKDHFSFIGFLLPQLRDNFLHDLQTLWGLFVDEETPVKNGLDTLVSITKLGLACQQMSLQQEAMTKQLEAVADWIAKLEHLQSLRLKSRDEEGKPWILHLKSFENNVNLTDMYLLGKLSSSSILSQFPNSLIELTLSHSKLEEDPMQLLKELSNLRTLSLLRDSYVGQTMYCQAQVFPRLHVLKFWVLQQLEEWIIESGALPCLRQLEIRSCSHLKMLPYGLMNVNTLLELKLTNMPTEINAEAHNIPPNCQVVQTNFQ